The following are from one region of the Anabas testudineus chromosome 2, fAnaTes1.2, whole genome shotgun sequence genome:
- the flt3 gene encoding receptor-type tyrosine-protein kinase FLT3, with protein sequence MISSYRPLPLFKSRCTLHLFTRVWQSDLQMCVCVCVAETQRRRRQSMTAVFQAVLLLGAVWVLCLDGAAAQSQACVSNREVEFFVPANLNHNASSPVSIDVCHGKKLNISLEGFSGSPVCHWIREKKTVLTINGTYSMDPKPLSERDSGEYTLECETSDGVMSSKTVQLHVIKRPTKPRLMLENVDVKFKSPDITCISDGNPKPTITWLDIDNKKDILEKKTESTILTSTCHDKGVMCCATNTEGQECSQLFDYDLKSDLMKKDEVSNLTVSPHQSLLLRCRFDESKKLYPVWERDGEKLDAQTLRCSSTVDKEICIKNDVHSFSRMTYLFIKSVNVNHSGIYTCRKDQIKIKSVSIYVQEEGFLSAQLDKSIIIPAQNASSLCLQASVSYHPVLQYCSWEAPNQTMTKCIRDMRVTKHRTVKLCGPFNSGEYKLHLEAGGQTETKTISVCVVDAPLLKLSESENTITCETVSLVPANYTWMSCSSSIDNCENDSYWEEIPGTSQTDSDILCNKTIKSSLSKELIKGLMWRFCLTNSFGSWCKTRYTALLPQASKGTPNNVYSFMVMKIGICILLLALTVVTVVLIYFVKKKKPKYQPQLQIIQMVGPNDNDYIYINFKDFEYDLKWEFPRENLELGKELGSGAFGMVVQATAYGINKPGMSQQVAVKMLKEKHQAMEKEALMSELKMLIHIGHHTNIVNLLGACTESGPVYLIFQYCCYGDLLNYLKSNSEHYHKSVTDAFVKDRFSSIYHNLQLRKSELGDNYVPMYPSATRGQEEIALLNLSSADMDIYEEILENLENQRDDLQTLTFDDLLSFAFQVAKGMDFLSSKNCIHRDLAARNVLVTNGRLVKIGDFGLARDIDNDSNYVVRGNVRLPVKWMAPESIFQGMYTMQSDVWAYGILLWEIFSLGVTPYPGVKVDHTFYSMIERGFKMECPYYASNSVYDIMCECWDLDPNHRPSFSKLVSFMCNQLTDREEKLYHNMLDQTLSDQQSAPAILDISALTKQENKTQLGNDYCQTNSTEESKAMCQHSSSEEKLLKLSDGE encoded by the exons ATGATCTCCAGTTATAGGCCACTTCCTCTGTTTAAAAGTCGTTGCACTCTCCACTTGTTCACCAGAGTCTGGCAGTCAGActtacaaatgtgtgtgtgtgtgtgtgtggcagagacACAAAGACGTCGGCGTCAGAGTATGACTGCGG tttttcaagcTGTTCTGCTGCTGGGTGCTGTCTGGGTGCTCTGCTTGGACGGTGCGGCAGCGCAGAGCCAGGCATGTGTATCCAACCGAGAG GTGGAATTTTTTGTGCCTGCTAATCTAAATCACAATGCATCAAGTCCTGTCAGTATTGATGTATGTCACGGCAAGAAACTCAACATCTCCCTGGAGGGCTTTAGTGGATCCCCTGTCTGTCACTGgatcagagaaaagaaaacagtactGACAAT AAATGGGACTTACTCCATGGACCCAAAACCACTTTCTGAGAGAGATTCTGGAGAGTACACGCTAGAGTGTGAAACTAGCGACGGGGTCATGTCCTCAAAGACGGTGCAGCTTCATGTTATTA aaCGTCCCACAAAACCACGGCTGATGCTAGAAAATGTAGATGTAAAATTTAAATCCCCCGATATCACATGCATCTCTGATGGCAACCCAAAGCCCACAATTACATGGCTTGA CATCgataataaaaaagatattctagaaaaaaagacagagagtaCCATATTGACTTCAACATGTCACGACAAAGGAGTGATGTGCTGTGCTACAAACACTGAAGGACAAGAATGCTCTCAACTGTTTGACTACg acttAAAGAGTGACTTAATGAAAAAGGATGAAGTTTCTAATCTGACTGTGAGTCCTCATCAGTCTTTACTACTACGCTGCCGATTTGATGAGTCAAAAAAACTGTATCCTGTGTGGGAGAGGGACGGCGAAAAACTGGATGCCCAAACATTACGATGCTCTTCTACAGTTGACAAGGAG atctgCATTAAAAATGATGTCCATAGTTTTAGTCGGATGACCTACCTATTCATCAAATCAGTAAATGTGAACCACAGTGGCATTTACACCTGCAGGAAGGatcaaatcaaaattaaatCTGTTTCCATTTATGTCCAGG AGGAAGGTTTCCTCTCTGCGCAGCTGGATAAGAGCATAATTATACCAGCTCAGAACGCATCAAGTTTGTGTTTGCAAGCCAGCGTTTCCTACCACCCTGTGCTCCAGTACTGTTCCTGGGAAGCTCCTAATCAAACTATGACTAAATGCATCAGGGACATGAGGGTAACAAAACACAG GACTGTGAAACTATGTGGTCCGTTCAACTCAGGAGAATATAAGTTACATTTGGAGGCTggaggacaaacagaaacaaaaactatctcagtgtgtgttgtag ACGCACCACTGTTGAAACTGAGTGAGAGTGAAAATACCATCACCTGTGAGACTGTGAGTCTTGTGCCAGCGAACTATACCTGGATGTCTTGTTCTTCATCCATTGACAA TTGTGAAAATGACTCTTACTGGGAAGAGATTCCAGGCACCTCTCAAACAGACTCTGACATCCTCTGTAACAAGACGATCAAGAGCTCACTGAGCAAAGAACTTATAAAAGGACTAATGTGGAGATTTTGTCTGACAAACTCATTTGGCTCTTGGTGTAAAACAAGATACACTGCACTTTTACCCCAGGCCAGTAAAG GTACTCCAAATAATGTATACAGCTTCATGGTGATGAAAATAGGGATTTGTATTCTGCTTCTGGCTCTGACAGTTGTCACTGTGGTGCTTATTTACTTTGTCAAAAAGAAG AAACCCAAGTATCAGCCCCAGCTTCAGATCATCCAGATGGTTGGTCCAAATGACAATGATTATATCTACATCAACTTCAAGGACTTTGAATACGACCTGAAATGGGAGTTTCCAAGGGAGAACCTAGAACTGG GTAAAGAGCTAGGATCTGGGGCTTTTGGCATGGTGGTCCAGGCTACAGCTTATGGAATCAACAAGCCTGGCATGTCACAGCAGGTGGCTGTGAAGATGCTGAAAG AAAAACACCAGGCAATGGAGAAAGAGGCACTGATGTCAGAGCTCAAGATGCTGATCCACATTGGTCACCACACCAATATTGTAAACCTGCTTGGGGCATGCACAGAGTCAG GACCAGTATATCTGATTTTCCAGTACTGCTGTTATGGTGACCTGCTGAACTACCTAAAATCCAACAGCGAGCACTATCACAAATCTGTGACCGACGCTTTCGTCAAGGACCGTTTCAGCAGCATTTACCACAACCTGCAGCTCAGAAAAAG tgaGCTAGGTGATAATTACGTGCCCATGTACCCCTCCGCCACCAGGGGGCAGGAGGAAATCGCCCTCCTCAACCTCAGCTCTGCTGACATGGACATCTATGAAG AAATCCTTGAAAACCTAGAAAATCAGAGAGATGATCTTCAAACCCTGACTTTTGACGACCTGCTGAGCTTTGCTTTCCAAGTGGCCAAAGGCATGGACTTCTTGTCCTCCAAGAAT TGTATCCACCGGGACCTGGCAGCTCGAAATGTGTTGGTGACAAATGGCAGACTGGTGAAAATTGGTGACTTTGGGCTGGCCCGGGACATTGACAATGACTCCAACTACGTTGTGAGAGGAAAT GTACGTTTACCAGTGAAGTGGATGGCCCCAGAGAGCATCTTTCAGGGGATGTACACCATGCAGAGTGATGTCTGGGCTTATGGCATTCTGCTCTGGGAGATCTTCTCACTTG gtgtcaCTCCGTATCCTGGGGTAAAGGTGGATCACACGTTCTACTCAATGATTGAAAGAGGATTTAAGATGGAATGTCCATACTATGCCAGCAACTCTGT atATGACATCATGTGTGAGTGTTGGGACCTAGATCCCAACCACCGCCCATCTTTCTCCAAACTGGTGTCCTTTATGTGTAaccagctgacagacagagaggaaaag
- the pan3 gene encoding PAN2-PAN3 deadenylation complex subunit PAN3 produces the protein MNSGLPASAAPLGGAGIPSVKVKFCRYYAKDKTCFYGDECQFLHEDPSMANLSLHGNGSSPVPLSMAGSGGTPAGYSLGGSAAACPGGAGTGVAKKSEPLGPAGTSLEGQLLTIPGMEGATLSDANLTNSYFSSSFIGVNGFGSPAESKYSMMQRMTTSSSSPSLLNDGAKNFSHSTHDPVNSPTSSLFSDFGALSISQRRKTPNPAASEFIPKGAPRMAAMAQSPVQAFPLPLCPHPGISSSTAAALAPGMSLSAGSSPLHSPKITPHTSPAPRRRSHTPNPANYMVPTTASDQGTHIIQKETVGGTTYFYTDNTPAPLAGMVFPTYHIYPPTAPHVAYMQPKANAPSFFMADELRQELINRHLITMAQIDHSENPDVPSEVDSYHSLFPLEPLLPPNRMQKTSNFSYITSCYKAVNSKDDLPYCLRRIHAFRLVNTKCMMLVDMWKKIQHSNCVTLREVFTTKAFGDHSLVFSYDFHAGAETMFSRHFNDPAADSYFTKRKWGQHEPPPPRQHAGLLPESLIWAYIVQLSSALRTIHTAGLACRVMDPSKILITGKTRLRVNCVGVFDVLTFDNSQTNHLALMPQYQQADLVSLGKVVLALACNSLAGIQRENLQKAMELVSINYSSDLKNLILYLLTEQSRLRSVNDIMPMIGARFYTQLDASQMRNDVIEEDLAKEVQNGRLFRLLAKLGTINERPEFQKDPTWSETGDRYLLKLFRDHLFHQVTEAGTPWIDLSHIVSCLNKLDAGVPEKISLVSRDEKSVLVVTYSDLKRCFDSTFQELQAAAAGSL, from the exons ATGAACAGTGGACTCCCAGCTTCAGCCGCTCCGCTCGGGGGTGCCGGGATACCCAGTGTTAAGGTGAAGTTTTGCCGATACTACGCGAAAGACAAAACGTGCTTTTATGGAGACGAGTGTCAGTTCCTGCATGAGGATCCGTCCATGGCAAACCTGTCGCTGCACGGCAACGGCAGTAGTCCCGTCCCGTTGTCCATGGCCGGGAGTGGCGGGACGCCAGCGGGGTACTCTCTCGGTGGCTCGGCGGCGGCCTGCCCAGGCGGCGCCGGGACCGGTGTGGCCAAGAAGAGCGAACCACTGGGTCCTGCAGGCACGTCTCTGGAGGGGCAGCTGTTAACCA TCCCAGGGATGGAAGGAGCAACCCTGAGCGATGCCAATCTTACCAACTCTTACTTCAGCAGCAGTTTTATTGGGGTCAATGGGTTTGGGAGCCCAGCAGAGTCTAAATACTCAATGATGCAG CGAATGACGACCAGCAGCAGTTCTCCCAGTCTCCTCAATGATGGTGCCAAGAACTTCAGCCACAGCACTCATG ATCCAGTGAACTCCCCGACATCCTCACTGTTCAGTGATTTTGGTGCTCTTAGCATTTCCCAAAGGAGAAAG ACTCCTAACCCAGCAGCAAGTGAGTTCATCCCTAAGGGAGCTCCACGCATGGCCGCCATGGCTCAGTCCCCTGTCCAGGCCTTTCCTTTGCCTCTGTGTCCACATCctggcatcagcagctccacagCTGCTGCACTTGCTCCGG GCATGTCTTTGTCTGCGGGTTCTTCTCCTCTCCACTCCCCGAAAATCACACCGCACACCTCACCTGCTCCTCGTCGGCGCAGTCACACCCCAAACCCTGCTAACTACATGGTACCCACCACCGCATCTGACCAGGGCACTCACATCATCCAGAAAGAGACTGTAGGAGGAACCACGTACTTCTACACAGACAACACCCCAGCGCCATTGGCTGGGATG GTGTTTCCTACCTACCATATCTATCCCCCCACTGCTCCCCATGTGGCTTACATGCAGCCGAAAGCCAATGCCCCGTCCTTCTTCATGGCTGATGAGCTCCGACAG GAGTTGATAAACAGACATCTTATAACCATGGCCCAGATTGACCACTCAGAGAACCCAG ATGTACCATCTGAGGTAGATAGTTACCACAGCCTATTTCCCCTTGAGCCCCTCCTCCCCCCAAACCGCATGCAGAAGACCAGCAATTTCAGCTACATCACCTCCTGCTACAAGGCCGTCAACAGCAAGGATGACCTGCCTTACTGCCTAAGGAGAATACATG CTTTCCGCCTTGTCAACACCAAGTGCATGATGCTGGTTGACATGTGGAAGAAGATCCAGCACTCAAACTGTGTGACACTGAGAGAGGTCTTCACCACCAAGGCCTTTGGAGACCACT CATTGGTCTTCTCATATGACTTCCATGCGGGAGCAGAAACCATGTTCAGCAGACACTTCAATGACCCAGCAGCAGACTCGTATTTCACCAAGAGGAAGTGGG GACAACATGAGCCTCCCCCGCCACGGCAGCATGCAGGCCTGCTCCCCGAGTCACTGATCTGGGCCTACATCGTCCAGCTCAGTTCGGCCCTCCGCACCATCCATACTGCTGGCCTGGCCTGTCGTGTCATGGACCCCAGCAAGATTCTTATTACTGGCAAGACGAG GTTACGGGTGAACTGTGTTGGGGTGTTTGACGTCCTGACTTTTGACAACAGTCAGACGAATCATCTTGCTCTAATGCCACAGTACCAG CAAGCAGATCTAGTATCGCTGGGCAAGGTGGTGCTAGCACTGGCATGTAACTCCCTGGCTGGCATTCAAAGGGAGAACCTGCAGAAGGCCATGGAACTGGTGTCTATTAACTACTCTTCAGACCTCAAGAACCTCATTCT GTATCTGCTGACTGAACAGTCACGCCTGCGCAGTGTCAATGACATAATGCCAATGATTGGAGCCCGGTTCTACACACAACTGGATGCATCGCAGATGAGGAATGATGTAATTGAGGAGGACCTGGCCAAG GAGGTGCAGAACGGCCGTCTCTTCCGTCTGTTGGCCAAACTGGGCACCATCAACGAGCGGCCGGA ATTTCAGAAGGACCCAACGTGGTCGGAGACGGGCGACCGCTACCTGTTGAAGCTTTTCCGAGATCACCTGTTTCACCAGGTGACAGAAGCTGGGACGCCCTGGATCGACCTCAGCCACATTGTCTCATGCCTCAACAAA